The genome window CGCTGTCCGTCCTCGGGAGAGAAGATCGTGACGCCACTCTCCTTGAGACGGGAGATCTCCTCGGGCACGATCACGCCTCCTCCCCCTCCCACGACCCGGATGTGGCCGGCGCCGCGCTCGCGCAGGAGCTGGACGAGGTACTCGAAGTACTCGACGTGTCCGCCTTGGTACGACGACACCGCGACCGCGTTGACGTCCTCCTCGATCGCCGCTTCCACGACCTCGAGGACGGACCGGTTGTGCCCGAGATGGATCACCTCGCAGCCCTGCGACTGGAAGATCCGCCGCATGATGTTGATCGCGGCGTCGTGACCGTCGAAGAGGCTGCTCGCGGTCACGAGGCGCACAGGGTTCTCGGGCATGTTCAAAATACTAGGACGTCCAAGTAACGCCCACAAGGCAGCTCCGCTCATCTCAGAGGGCCCTCAGCCAAACCTGTTCCCTGGTATCAGACGGTGTCCGTAGTCTCGTCGGCATGACGACACCCATTCCTCTCCCCCGGCGGACCCTGTCACGGCGATGGCTCCTGGCCGGCGTGCCAGCGGCAGGCCTCGTGCTGGCCGGTTGCGGCTCCGAGTCGACCTCGTCCTCCGGCGGCACGAGCAGCGCCACGGCGACCGCCTCGAGCACCGCCACCGCTGACGGCGCAGCCGCCGCCGGATCGGTCGCCGCACTGGCCCAGGCCTTCTACGCGACGCTGGACGATGACCAGAAGACCGCCACCCTGCTGGACTACAGCCTCAGCAACGCCGCGCGGTGGTCGAACCTGCCGCAGGGCCTGATCGCGGGCGGTGGCTCCGGTGGAGGCGCTCCCGGCGGTGGCTCAGGCGGCACCCCACCCGGCGGCGCCTCAGGCGGCACGCCGCCCAGCGGTGCTCCCGGCGACAGCGGCGACAGCAGCAGTGGTGGCGGTGCCGCGGCCGGCACAGGTAGCAGCAGCCAGAGCCGGGTCGGGATCAACCTCGGCACACTCAGCGACGACCAGCTGACTGCGTTCGACGCGTTGCTCAAGGCGGCCACCGGCACCAAGGCCGGCCTCGGCTATGCGGAGATCACCGCACATCTCGCCGCCGACGACTACCTCAGCGCCAACGGAGGCGGGGACACCTACGGCCGCAGCAACTTCTACGTCGCCCTCCTCGGCAGTCCCCAGGACAGCGGCACGTGGGAGTTCCAGTTCGGCGGCCACCACCTCGCCGTCGCCAACACGTACGTCGACGGCGTGCTCACCGGCGCCACCCCGTCCTTCCGCGGGATCGAGCCCAACGGCGACTTCACGCAGGACGGCAAGAGCTACAACGCGCTCAAGGTCAAGGAGAGCGCTTTCACCGCGCTCCTCGCCGGCCTGTCC of Nocardioides sp. Kera G14 contains these proteins:
- a CDS encoding DUF3500 domain-containing protein, with protein sequence MTTPIPLPRRTLSRRWLLAGVPAAGLVLAGCGSESTSSSGGTSSATATASSTATADGAAAAGSVAALAQAFYATLDDDQKTATLLDYSLSNAARWSNLPQGLIAGGGSGGGAPGGGSGGTPPGGASGGTPPSGAPGDSGDSSSGGGAAAGTGSSSQSRVGINLGTLSDDQLTAFDALLKAATGTKAGLGYAEITAHLAADDYLSANGGGDTYGRSNFYVALLGSPQDSGTWEFQFGGHHLAVANTYVDGVLTGATPSFRGIEPNGDFTQDGKSYNALKVKESAFTALLAGLSSDQLASAKLSDVYSDLVLGPGKDWAFPTDHEGVQVSGLSTAQKKLVLAAMATYVDDIADDDAAKILARYASELDDTYVAYSGTTALTEKNDYVRIDGPSVWIEFSMQNGIVLQGNHPHSVWRDRTTDYGGTKS